One window of the Ureibacillus sp. FSL W7-1570 genome contains the following:
- a CDS encoding helix-turn-helix domain-containing protein encodes MKEEKKEKIVKILEKKLKSTSRQLVQFDSEDETLQYITNAFREKLSADFVGIVFKTGEQLIVKAWSGTKSSIAGHFPLPVDQCSPNLFLSSLTHEQLSLEKNCEFTRLLHKEKVQTWFTFPLKNELNLFGFCIIGYLQRVILYEEMESVFDDFGKDLAIAVLFQREKQHKQKLQSLLIYQQAMVKETIHGNSIDEITTMLSQTLEKSVLLLDRFLRPISYKLLPDKEGLLDEYLELATYEIVQKRTSKAWIPHPALEKTLLIWTIDVGGDLFGYLVLDATNIKMDDYVRLAIDVARNIYSIQFMKQKIILDAKEQVKDSFINKLLSNPIDEIENIFQYANLFHWDINRPHFVAILSLTIQDHHLDLLEQESYKSAILEKIKLNLSNYYPEVIAVNKEGDLILISPVSSMAHSIKLYWNKMYENLKKWVRSDWNNVQVLLAIGGVTEKIEDYSVSYMQAKKCLNVVKSRFKEMGFALFDDLGAYTLLHEIDGRMVAIFVQDHIGPLLNSEGKNMDLLKTLQVYLSHNGNMTETAKELYIHRSTLQYRLEKIEDLLQVDLDNAEHRFNLNMAIKLYDLFGNELKQNL; translated from the coding sequence ATGAAGGAAGAAAAAAAAGAAAAAATCGTTAAAATTCTGGAAAAAAAGCTGAAATCCACTTCAAGACAACTTGTTCAATTTGATTCGGAAGATGAAACGCTGCAATATATAACAAATGCTTTCAGAGAAAAACTGTCAGCGGACTTTGTCGGGATTGTTTTCAAAACGGGAGAACAGTTGATTGTGAAAGCATGGAGCGGGACAAAAAGTTCGATTGCCGGCCATTTTCCATTACCTGTGGACCAGTGTTCCCCCAATTTATTTTTGTCCAGTTTAACCCATGAGCAATTGAGTCTGGAAAAAAATTGCGAGTTTACGAGACTGCTTCACAAGGAGAAGGTCCAAACTTGGTTTACTTTCCCGCTGAAAAATGAATTGAATCTTTTTGGATTTTGTATCATTGGTTATTTGCAAAGAGTCATTTTATATGAAGAAATGGAAAGTGTATTTGACGATTTTGGAAAGGATTTAGCCATTGCTGTATTGTTTCAAAGGGAAAAACAACATAAACAAAAGCTTCAGAGTTTATTAATTTATCAGCAAGCGATGGTGAAAGAAACGATTCACGGCAATTCGATCGATGAAATCACCACGATGTTGAGTCAGACATTGGAGAAATCTGTCCTGTTGCTCGACCGGTTTTTGAGACCGATTTCGTATAAACTGTTACCTGACAAAGAAGGTTTATTGGATGAATACCTTGAGCTCGCCACCTATGAAATTGTTCAAAAAAGAACATCCAAAGCATGGATTCCCCATCCGGCCTTGGAAAAAACGTTGTTAATTTGGACCATTGATGTGGGTGGGGATTTATTTGGTTATTTGGTGTTGGATGCCACCAATATCAAAATGGATGATTATGTCCGTTTGGCCATTGACGTCGCCCGCAATATTTATTCCATTCAATTTATGAAACAAAAAATCATTCTTGATGCGAAAGAACAGGTCAAAGACAGTTTTATCAACAAATTATTGTCCAATCCAATTGACGAGATTGAAAATATCTTCCAATATGCCAATCTTTTTCATTGGGATATCAATCGTCCCCATTTTGTCGCCATCCTGTCATTAACCATCCAAGATCATCACCTGGATTTACTGGAACAGGAGTCGTACAAATCCGCCATATTGGAAAAAATCAAATTGAATCTATCAAACTATTATCCGGAAGTAATCGCCGTAAATAAAGAAGGCGATTTGATTCTAATTTCACCGGTTTCATCGATGGCTCATTCAATAAAATTATATTGGAATAAAATGTATGAAAATTTAAAAAAATGGGTGAGAAGCGATTGGAACAATGTTCAAGTCTTATTGGCCATCGGGGGAGTAACAGAGAAGATTGAAGATTATTCGGTTTCTTACATGCAAGCAAAAAAATGTCTGAATGTAGTGAAGTCGCGTTTTAAGGAAATGGGATTCGCCTTATTTGATGATTTGGGGGCCTATACTTTATTGCATGAAATCGATGGCCGGATGGTTGCCATCTTTGTTCAGGATCACATCGGTCCGTTATTGAATAGTGAAGGAAAAAACATGGATTTATTGAAAACCCTTCAAGTATATTTGTCGCATAATGGGAATATGACCGAAACGGCAAAAGAATTGTATATTCATCGAAGCACATTGCAATACCGCCTGGAAAAAATTGAGGATCTCTTACAAGTGGATTTGGATAATGCGGAACACCGATTTAATTTGAATATGGCGATTAAATTGTATGATTTATTCGGGAACGAATTGAAGCAGAACCTGTGA